From a single Pseudomonas serboccidentalis genomic region:
- a CDS encoding CvpA family protein, which yields MPFTLVDWAIVAIIAISALISLSRGFVKEALSLVTWIIAGAVAWMFGGSLSEYLAGYIETPSARVIAGCAIMFVATLIVGAMINYLIGELVRVTGLSGTDRFLGMAFGAARGVLLVVVAVGLLSLGPVQQDGWWKESQLVPKFLLVADWSKNLILGWSSQWLASGISVPADIPFKEQLLPSAKTPQ from the coding sequence GTGCCATTTACCCTGGTTGACTGGGCGATCGTTGCAATCATCGCCATCTCCGCTTTGATCAGTTTGAGCCGCGGCTTCGTCAAGGAAGCACTATCGCTGGTGACCTGGATCATTGCAGGAGCCGTTGCCTGGATGTTCGGTGGCTCACTGTCCGAGTACCTCGCCGGATACATCGAAACCCCATCGGCTCGCGTGATCGCGGGCTGTGCCATCATGTTTGTCGCCACACTGATCGTGGGCGCAATGATCAATTATCTTATCGGCGAGTTGGTTCGCGTGACCGGGTTGTCCGGCACCGACCGATTCCTGGGCATGGCCTTCGGCGCAGCGCGTGGCGTGTTGCTGGTGGTCGTGGCAGTCGGGCTGTTGAGCCTGGGGCCGGTACAGCAGGACGGGTGGTGGAAAGAATCACAGCTCGTGCCAAAGTTTCTATTGGTCGCCGACTGGTCCAAAAACCTGATTCTCGGGTGGAGCAGTCAGTGGCTTGCCAGCGGAATCAGCGTACCCGCTGATATTCCGTTCAAGGAGCAGCTCTTGCCGTCGGCCAAAACGCCACAGTGA
- a CDS encoding SPOR domain-containing protein, whose amino-acid sequence MALLDKAYKQRMVGALVLVALAVIFLPMLFSRQDEQRQVTVEAPAAPQAPAVPQVQLEPVAVPEPQTLPQEPVPSDDEVAEQSAPSLPIAPAPAPAPVAKPVAPAPAPVAKPTTAPAQPIAAAPTKPDTTQSRVDANGLSVSWSVQLASLSSRASAESLQKTLRSQGYNAYIRSADGKNRVFVGPLIERAEADRLRDLLSRQQNLKGFVVRFQPERG is encoded by the coding sequence ATGGCTTTGCTGGATAAAGCGTACAAGCAGCGCATGGTTGGCGCGCTGGTGCTGGTGGCGCTGGCGGTGATTTTCCTGCCGATGCTGTTTTCCCGCCAGGACGAGCAGCGTCAGGTGACGGTTGAGGCGCCCGCCGCGCCGCAAGCGCCGGCTGTGCCGCAAGTGCAGCTTGAGCCGGTCGCCGTGCCTGAGCCGCAAACGCTGCCGCAAGAACCAGTGCCGAGCGATGACGAAGTGGCCGAGCAATCGGCGCCGTCGCTGCCGATTGCGCCTGCGCCAGCGCCTGCTCCAGTCGCCAAACCGGTTGCACCGGCGCCAGCGCCGGTGGCCAAGCCGACAACGGCACCGGCCCAGCCGATTGCGGCGGCCCCGACCAAGCCTGACACCACGCAGAGCCGCGTCGACGCCAACGGTCTGTCGGTCAGCTGGTCGGTGCAACTGGCCAGCCTGTCGAGTCGTGCCAGCGCCGAGAGCCTGCAGAAAACCCTGCGCAGCCAGGGCTACAACGCTTACATCCGCTCTGCCGATGGCAAAAATCGGGTGTTCGTTGGTCCGCTGATCGAACGTGCCGAGGCCGATCGTCTGCGTGATTTGTTGAGCCGTCAGCAGAACCTCAAGGGTTTTGTCGTGCGCTTCCAGCCCGAGCGCGGCTAG
- the folC gene encoding bifunctional tetrahydrofolate synthase/dihydrofolate synthase, which yields MTERTLGEWLAYLEQLHPSAIDMGLERSQQVASRMGLGQPAPRVITVTGTNGKGSTCAFVASLLRAQGLSVGVYNSPHLLRYNERVQLNGVEATDAQLCDAFAAVEAGRGETSLTYFEMGTLAAFWLFQQAGLDAVVLEVGLGGRLDTVNVVDADIALVTSIGVDHAEYLGNTRESVAFEKAGIFRQGKPALCGDLNPPQPLLDKARELACPFFLRGRDFDLGISDQHWQWRGTDAQGQQVELHDLPLLDLPMENAALALQAYLLLGLPWDAAQIVAALQATRVVGRLDRRSFQFNGKRLNLLLDVGHNPHAAEYLARRLASRPPVGKRLAVFGLLADKDLDGVVGELNASVQQWAVAPLDSPRSRPASELHAALQNLGASVTSYDSVAAALEGQCAVATSDDEILLFGSFYCVAEALEWLARRSTEEAANGFAG from the coding sequence ATGACCGAGCGTACCCTTGGCGAGTGGCTCGCCTACCTTGAGCAGTTGCATCCATCGGCCATCGACATGGGGCTGGAGCGTTCGCAACAGGTAGCGTCCCGCATGGGGCTGGGCCAGCCGGCGCCTCGGGTGATTACGGTCACCGGCACCAACGGCAAGGGTTCGACCTGCGCATTCGTGGCTTCGTTGCTGCGGGCGCAGGGCCTGAGCGTGGGTGTCTACAATTCTCCGCACCTGCTGCGTTACAACGAGCGGGTGCAGCTCAATGGCGTCGAAGCCACTGACGCACAGCTGTGCGACGCCTTTGCGGCGGTTGAAGCCGGCCGTGGCGAAACCTCGCTGACTTACTTCGAAATGGGCACCCTGGCGGCGTTCTGGCTGTTTCAGCAGGCCGGGCTCGATGCGGTGGTGCTGGAAGTCGGTCTGGGTGGGCGTCTGGATACGGTCAATGTGGTGGACGCCGATATCGCGCTGGTCACCAGCATTGGCGTCGATCATGCCGAGTACCTGGGTAATACCCGCGAATCCGTAGCCTTCGAGAAGGCTGGGATTTTCCGTCAGGGCAAACCTGCCTTGTGCGGCGATCTGAACCCTCCGCAACCCCTGCTCGACAAGGCGCGTGAACTGGCGTGCCCGTTTTTCCTGCGTGGGCGTGATTTCGACCTCGGTATTTCCGATCAGCATTGGCAGTGGCGCGGTACCGATGCGCAAGGTCAGCAGGTCGAATTGCACGACCTGCCGCTGCTGGATTTGCCGATGGAAAACGCGGCGCTGGCATTGCAGGCATATCTGTTGCTCGGTCTGCCGTGGGATGCAGCGCAGATCGTGGCGGCCTTGCAGGCGACTCGCGTGGTGGGTCGCCTGGATCGTCGCTCGTTTCAGTTCAATGGCAAGCGTCTGAACCTGCTGCTGGACGTGGGGCATAACCCGCACGCGGCGGAGTATCTGGCGCGGCGCCTGGCCAGTCGGCCACCGGTGGGCAAGCGCCTGGCGGTGTTCGGCTTGCTTGCCGACAAGGATCTGGATGGCGTTGTCGGCGAATTGAATGCTAGTGTCCAGCAGTGGGCGGTCGCGCCACTGGATTCGCCGCGTTCGCGCCCGGCCAGTGAATTGCACGCTGCGCTGCAGAACCTTGGCGCGTCCGTCACGTCCTATGACAGTGTTGCGGCGGCGCTGGAAGGGCAATGTGCAGTGGCCACCAGCGACGACGAGATTCTGTTGTTCGGATCATTTTATTGTGTCGCCGAGGCCCTCGAATGGCTGGCCCGGCGCTCCACGGAGGAAGCGGCAAATGGCTTTGCTGGATAA
- the accD gene encoding acetyl-CoA carboxylase, carboxyltransferase subunit beta — translation MSNWLVDKLIPSIMRSEVKKSSVPEGLWHKCPSCEAVLYRPELEKTLDVCPKCNHHMRIGARARIDIFLDAEGRNELGADLEPVDRLKFRDGKKYKDRLVAAQKQTGEKDALISVSGTLLGMPVVVSAFEFSFMGGSMGAIVGERFVRAANYALENRCPMICFAASGGARMQEALISLMQMAKTSAVLARLREEGIPFISVLTDPVYGGVSASLAMLGDVIVGEPKALIGFAGPRVIEQTVREKLPEGFQRSEFLLEHGAIDLIIDRRELRPRLGNLLAQLTGQPTPTYIAAPVEPIVVPPVPANV, via the coding sequence ATGAGCAACTGGTTGGTAGACAAACTGATCCCTTCGATCATGCGTTCGGAGGTCAAGAAGAGCTCGGTGCCTGAAGGTCTGTGGCACAAATGCCCGTCCTGCGAGGCTGTGCTGTATCGCCCTGAGCTGGAAAAGACCCTGGACGTTTGCCCCAAGTGCAACCACCACATGCGCATCGGCGCACGGGCGCGCATCGACATCTTCCTGGATGCCGAAGGCCGCAACGAGCTGGGTGCCGATCTGGAGCCGGTTGACCGTCTGAAATTCCGTGACGGCAAGAAGTACAAGGACCGTCTGGTCGCTGCACAGAAGCAGACCGGCGAAAAAGACGCGCTGATCTCCGTCAGCGGCACCCTGCTGGGCATGCCGGTGGTGGTTTCGGCGTTCGAATTCAGCTTCATGGGCGGTTCCATGGGTGCCATCGTCGGTGAGCGCTTCGTGCGCGCCGCCAACTACGCCCTGGAAAACCGTTGCCCGATGATCTGCTTCGCCGCTTCCGGTGGTGCGCGGATGCAGGAAGCGCTGATCTCGCTGATGCAGATGGCCAAGACTTCGGCGGTGCTGGCGCGTCTGCGTGAAGAAGGCATCCCGTTCATCTCGGTACTGACCGACCCGGTCTACGGCGGCGTTTCCGCCAGTCTGGCGATGCTCGGCGACGTGATCGTCGGTGAGCCGAAAGCACTGATCGGCTTCGCCGGTCCACGTGTGATCGAGCAGACCGTGCGGGAAAAACTGCCGGAAGGCTTCCAGCGCAGCGAATTCCTGCTGGAGCACGGCGCCATCGACCTGATCATCGATCGTCGTGAACTGCGTCCGCGTCTGGGCAATCTGCTGGCGCAACTGACCGGCCAGCCGACACCGACCTACATCGCCGCTCCAGTCGAGCCAATCGTCGTTCCGCCGGTGCCTGCCAACGTATGA
- a CDS encoding phosphoribosylanthranilate isomerase — MSAVRSKICGITRIEDALAAVEAGADAIGFVFYAKSPRAVSAQQARAIIRALPPFVTTVGLFVNASRCELGEILDAVPLDLLQFHGDESAQECEGWHRPYIKALRVKAGDDIAAAVDAYPSASGVLLDTYVEGVPGGTGEAFDWSLIPQQLSKPLILAGGLTPDNVADAVARVKPYAVDVSGGVEASKGIKDHAKIRAFIDAVRRSSQGAPISM; from the coding sequence ATGTCCGCCGTTCGCAGCAAGATTTGCGGGATTACCCGCATAGAAGATGCGTTGGCAGCGGTCGAGGCCGGGGCCGATGCCATCGGTTTCGTGTTTTATGCGAAAAGCCCGCGGGCGGTGAGCGCGCAGCAGGCGAGGGCGATCATCCGGGCCTTGCCGCCGTTCGTGACCACCGTCGGCCTGTTCGTCAATGCCAGCCGCTGCGAGTTGGGGGAAATCCTCGATGCCGTGCCGCTGGATCTGCTGCAGTTTCATGGCGATGAAAGTGCGCAAGAGTGCGAGGGCTGGCATCGTCCCTACATCAAGGCGTTGCGGGTCAAGGCCGGCGACGACATCGCGGCCGCCGTCGATGCCTATCCGAGCGCCAGTGGCGTGTTGCTCGACACCTACGTCGAAGGCGTGCCTGGCGGAACTGGCGAGGCGTTCGACTGGTCATTGATTCCGCAACAGTTGAGCAAGCCGCTGATCCTGGCCGGTGGTCTGACGCCGGACAACGTCGCTGACGCCGTAGCCCGGGTCAAGCCGTACGCGGTCGATGTCAGCGGTGGGGTAGAGGCGAGCAAGGGCATCAAGGATCATGCGAAGATCCGCGCGTTCATCGATGCCGTACGTAGAAGCTCACAGGGAGCGCCTATTTCGATGTGA
- the truA gene encoding tRNA pseudouridine(38-40) synthase TruA — MAPEGFYRVALGVEYKGSRYSGWQRQLTGVATVQEELEKALSKVANSPISLQCAGRTDAGVHACGQVVHFDTPVDRSLKAWVMGANINLPHDISVSWARVMPAHFHARFKAIARRYRYVIYNDQIRPAHLNEEITWNHRPLDVERMAEAAQYLIGTHDFSAFRAGQCQAKSPIKKMHHLRVTRHGKMIVLDIRANAFLHHMVRNIAGVLMTIGAGERPVEWMKEVLESRERRSGGVTAHPYGLYLVQVEYHDEFPLPERFIGPHFLTGFSGLDG; from the coding sequence ATGGCACCCGAAGGCTTTTACCGCGTGGCACTGGGCGTCGAGTACAAAGGCTCGCGTTACAGCGGCTGGCAGCGTCAGTTGACGGGTGTCGCCACGGTGCAGGAAGAGCTCGAAAAAGCCTTGTCGAAAGTCGCCAACTCGCCGATTTCGTTGCAGTGCGCCGGTCGCACCGATGCCGGGGTGCATGCGTGCGGGCAAGTGGTGCATTTCGACACGCCGGTCGATCGCTCGCTGAAAGCCTGGGTGATGGGTGCCAACATCAATCTGCCCCACGACATCAGTGTCAGCTGGGCCAGGGTGATGCCGGCGCATTTCCATGCGCGGTTCAAGGCTATCGCCCGACGTTATCGCTACGTGATCTATAACGATCAGATTCGTCCGGCGCATCTCAACGAAGAAATCACCTGGAACCATCGCCCGCTGGACGTCGAGCGCATGGCTGAAGCGGCGCAGTACCTGATCGGCACCCACGATTTCAGTGCGTTTCGCGCCGGCCAGTGCCAGGCGAAGTCGCCGATCAAGAAAATGCACCACCTGCGCGTGACCCGTCACGGCAAGATGATCGTGCTCGATATCCGCGCCAACGCATTCCTGCACCACATGGTGCGCAACATCGCCGGTGTTCTGATGACGATTGGCGCTGGCGAGCGCCCGGTGGAGTGGATGAAGGAAGTGCTGGAGAGTCGCGAGCGGCGTTCCGGCGGTGTGACAGCGCATCCGTATGGGTTGTATCTGGTGCAGGTCGAGTACCACGACGAGTTCCCGTTGCCTGAGCGTTTCATCGGGCCACATTTCCTTACGGGTTTCTCTGGCCTCGACGGCTGA
- a CDS encoding FimV/HubP family polar landmark protein, translated as MVQVRKLVLAIAAASALSSGMAHALGLGELTLKSTLNQPLVAEIELLDVKDLTAAEVVPSLASPEDFAKAGVDRQAFLNDLTFTPVLNASGKSVLRVTSSKPLSEPMVKFLVQVMWPNGRLLRDYSVLLDPSKFSPQTADAAAQPAPSQTITAPTTGATHPNQYTTTPRDTLWEIAAKARTGGSVQQTMLAIQALNPDAFIDGNINRLKTGQVLRLPDSVESTALPQSKAIAEVAAQNEAWRQGRRYVAKPGTGQQQLDATKRGRSNAGAGQNAKDNLSLVSAESAKARGKGPAGDAKALSNKLAVTQESLDTTRRDNEELKSRMSDLQSQLDKLQRLIELKNNQLAKMQADGTGAAPAANAAVPAITAELAATPPATPAEAAPTPESAIAPPVDTPAETPVVAPKPAVDEDKTFNELLTNPILLGLIGGGAVVLLLLLLLLARRRKAQQEAEKHLRMARALAEEQEFSAEQDLPESSFEGLEVPAASVKLNTAAPALAPAPAAVVTPVVMAEPIAAPLVAPAAERSDDVLDKAQSHINAGRLNQAAALLEEGVSLEPQRSDLRLKLMEVYGQQGDRDAFVGQERQLVANGDNFAKVEELKKRFPAMAVVAVAGLAAAAVAAELDAQYVKDLLLDEPEAPAPEPAPVADDLDSAFELSLDDLDNITPVEPAPVVEPEAPVELDEFPADDDLSFESVLQQQTEIKENLDDLSDFDLDLDLGAEPAPAPAADLADDDFLLDLDEGVKDLSPVEPAVVNEAPQDDLELPADFDLSLADEMDSNPAEPDAFAAELNDVNAELDRLSQSIAEPTFTEADAAMGDDLGEDDFDFLAGTDEAATKLDLAQAYIDMGDNDGARDILNEVLTEGDEKQRGEAKEMLSHLA; from the coding sequence ATGGTTCAAGTTCGCAAACTGGTGTTAGCAATAGCGGCCGCCTCGGCGCTGTCCTCCGGTATGGCGCATGCCCTCGGGCTCGGGGAGCTGACCCTGAAGTCGACCCTGAACCAGCCGCTGGTGGCCGAAATCGAGCTGCTCGACGTCAAGGATCTCACCGCTGCCGAAGTGGTGCCGAGCCTGGCTTCGCCGGAAGATTTCGCCAAGGCCGGCGTCGATCGCCAGGCCTTCCTCAACGATCTGACCTTCACCCCGGTGCTCAACGCCAGCGGCAAAAGCGTACTGCGCGTGACCTCGAGCAAACCGCTGTCGGAACCGATGGTGAAATTCCTCGTGCAGGTGATGTGGCCCAACGGCCGTCTGCTGCGCGACTACAGCGTGCTGCTCGATCCGTCGAAGTTCTCGCCGCAAACCGCTGACGCCGCCGCGCAACCGGCACCGTCGCAGACCATCACGGCGCCGACCACCGGGGCCACACACCCGAATCAATACACCACCACGCCGCGCGATACCCTGTGGGAAATCGCCGCGAAGGCGCGCACCGGTGGCTCCGTGCAGCAAACCATGCTGGCGATTCAGGCGCTGAACCCGGACGCGTTCATCGACGGCAACATCAACCGGCTGAAAACCGGTCAGGTGCTGCGTCTGCCGGACTCGGTCGAAAGCACCGCGCTGCCGCAATCGAAAGCGATCGCTGAAGTGGCCGCGCAGAACGAAGCCTGGCGTCAGGGCCGTCGTTATGTCGCCAAGCCGGGTACCGGCCAGCAGCAGCTCGATGCCACCAAACGGGGTCGCAGCAATGCCGGTGCCGGCCAGAATGCCAAAGACAACCTGAGCCTGGTTTCCGCCGAAAGCGCCAAGGCGCGAGGCAAGGGCCCGGCCGGCGATGCCAAGGCCTTGAGCAACAAGCTGGCGGTCACTCAGGAAAGCCTCGACACGACCCGTCGTGACAACGAGGAACTGAAAAGCCGCATGTCCGATCTGCAAAGCCAGCTGGACAAGCTGCAACGCCTGATCGAGCTGAAGAACAACCAACTGGCGAAAATGCAGGCTGACGGTACGGGCGCTGCGCCAGCCGCCAACGCTGCCGTGCCGGCGATCACGGCCGAACTGGCCGCGACACCGCCAGCGACCCCGGCAGAAGCTGCGCCTACCCCGGAATCGGCGATTGCGCCACCGGTCGACACGCCTGCCGAGACGCCAGTCGTCGCGCCGAAACCGGCTGTCGATGAAGACAAGACTTTCAACGAGCTGCTGACCAATCCGATCCTGTTGGGTCTGATCGGTGGCGGTGCGGTGGTGCTGCTGCTTCTGCTGTTGCTGCTGGCGCGTCGCCGTAAAGCCCAGCAGGAAGCCGAGAAGCACCTGCGCATGGCGCGTGCCCTGGCTGAGGAACAAGAGTTCTCCGCCGAACAGGATCTGCCGGAAAGCAGCTTCGAAGGCCTGGAAGTGCCTGCCGCCAGCGTCAAGCTGAATACCGCAGCACCCGCGCTTGCTCCAGCCCCGGCAGCGGTCGTGACGCCAGTGGTGATGGCTGAGCCGATTGCGGCGCCACTGGTTGCGCCGGCTGCCGAGCGTTCCGATGACGTGCTGGACAAGGCCCAGTCGCACATCAACGCCGGTCGCCTGAATCAGGCTGCTGCGCTGCTGGAAGAGGGTGTCAGCCTTGAGCCGCAACGCAGCGACCTGCGCCTGAAACTGATGGAAGTCTACGGTCAGCAGGGCGACCGCGATGCGTTCGTCGGTCAGGAGCGTCAGCTGGTGGCCAATGGCGACAACTTCGCCAAGGTCGAAGAACTGAAAAAACGCTTCCCGGCCATGGCCGTCGTGGCTGTTGCGGGTCTGGCAGCAGCGGCGGTCGCTGCCGAGCTGGACGCGCAATACGTCAAGGACCTGCTGCTCGACGAGCCTGAGGCGCCTGCACCTGAGCCTGCGCCAGTGGCAGACGATCTGGACAGCGCGTTCGAGCTGAGCCTGGATGACCTCGACAACATTACTCCGGTAGAGCCGGCCCCTGTCGTGGAGCCTGAAGCGCCGGTGGAGCTGGACGAATTCCCGGCAGACGACGATCTGAGCTTTGAATCGGTGCTGCAGCAGCAGACCGAAATCAAGGAAAACCTCGACGACTTGTCGGACTTCGACCTGGATCTGGACCTCGGTGCCGAACCTGCGCCAGCCCCTGCGGCTGACCTGGCGGACGATGACTTCCTGCTGGATCTGGACGAAGGCGTGAAAGATTTGTCGCCGGTCGAGCCTGCCGTGGTGAACGAAGCGCCACAGGACGATCTGGAGCTGCCGGCAGATTTCGATCTGTCACTGGCTGACGAGATGGACAGCAATCCGGCCGAACCGGATGCCTTCGCCGCCGAGCTGAATGACGTCAACGCCGAGCTGGATCGCCTGTCGCAGAGCATTGCCGAGCCGACCTTCACCGAAGCCGATGCGGCGATGGGTGATGACCTGGGCGAAGACGATTTCGACTTCCTCGCCGGCACTGATGAAGCGGCCACCAAGCTCGATCTGGCCCAGGCCTACATCGACATGGGTGACAACGACGGTGCCCGCGACATCCTCAACGAAGTGTTGACCGAGGGTGACGAGAAGCAGCGTGGCGAAGCCAAGGAAATGCTGTCGCACCTGGCTTGA
- a CDS encoding aspartate-semialdehyde dehydrogenase, translated as MTQTLDIAVVGATGTVGETLVQILEERDFPVGNLHLLASSESAGSSVLFRNKNVRVREVDEFDFSKVKLVFFAAGPAISLSYAARVHAAGCSLIDLSGALPAEQAPQVVPEANAEVIAGLKAPFQVSSPSPSATTLAVVLAPLLDLIDLQYVNVTANLAVSAQGREAVTELARQTAELLNMRPLEPTFFDRQMAFNLLAQVGTPDAHGHTLLEKRLVRELRQVLAQPLLKISATCVQAPVFFGDSYSVTLQSASAVDLEKVNAALEDAPGIELVEAGDYPTAVGDAVGQDVVYVGRVRSGVDDPAELNLWLTSDNVRKGAALNAVQVAELLIKDLL; from the coding sequence ATGACCCAGACCCTTGATATTGCCGTCGTCGGCGCCACCGGTACTGTCGGCGAAACCCTCGTACAGATTCTCGAAGAGCGCGACTTCCCGGTCGGCAACCTGCACCTGCTGGCCAGCAGCGAATCCGCCGGCAGTTCGGTGCTGTTCCGCAACAAGAACGTGCGCGTGCGCGAAGTCGACGAGTTCGATTTCAGCAAGGTCAAACTGGTGTTCTTCGCCGCCGGCCCGGCGATCTCGCTGAGCTACGCGGCGCGGGTCCATGCGGCCGGTTGCTCGTTGATCGACCTCTCCGGCGCATTGCCGGCCGAGCAGGCGCCGCAAGTGGTGCCGGAAGCCAATGCTGAGGTCATCGCCGGTCTGAAAGCGCCGTTCCAGGTCAGCAGCCCAAGCCCGTCGGCCACGACGCTGGCTGTGGTGCTGGCGCCGCTGCTGGACTTGATCGACCTGCAATACGTCAACGTTACCGCCAATCTGGCCGTGTCCGCGCAAGGTCGCGAAGCCGTGACCGAGCTGGCGCGGCAGACCGCCGAGCTGCTGAATATGCGTCCGCTGGAGCCGACTTTCTTCGATCGGCAGATGGCCTTCAACCTGCTGGCCCAGGTCGGCACCCCGGACGCCCACGGCCACACGTTGCTGGAAAAACGCCTGGTGCGCGAGTTGCGTCAGGTGCTGGCGCAGCCTTTATTAAAGATTTCCGCAACTTGCGTTCAAGCCCCGGTGTTTTTTGGCGATAGCTATAGCGTGACCTTGCAGTCAGCGAGCGCGGTCGACCTGGAAAAGGTCAACGCTGCACTTGAAGATGCACCCGGCATAGAGCTGGTCGAAGCCGGCGATTACCCGACGGCGGTGGGTGACGCGGTGGGGCAGGACGTGGTCTATGTCGGTCGCGTGCGCAGCGGAGTCGACGACCCGGCGGAACTTAATCTGTGGCTGACGTCAGATAACGTACGCAAAGGCGCAGCCCTCAATGCTGTGCAGGTTGCTGAATTGTTGATAAAAGACCTGCTGTAA